A part of Caldicellulosiruptor owensensis OL genomic DNA contains:
- a CDS encoding amidase domain-containing protein produces MKKTITLSIMLICFILINCFNCVKVEAAYNGFGATSYADIWALSRNSNYPSFDADCTNFASQAMHEGGTLPFDKQNGWYCEKVLWWWNWGTAWSVADDLYRYLSNSTRGTIIGRWSYNQQNDYNDLLQPGDILFYDWNSDGRFDHAGVSVGLGYDSTYGRTGNVQDQHTTDRFHAIWHLQPYNINYKITTIILAIRPK; encoded by the coding sequence ATGAAAAAAACTATTACACTATCTATAATGCTTATCTGTTTTATTCTAATAAATTGTTTCAATTGTGTAAAAGTTGAAGCGGCTTATAATGGTTTTGGGGCCACTTCATACGCAGATATTTGGGCACTAAGCAGAAATTCAAATTACCCTAGTTTTGACGCAGATTGTACAAATTTTGCATCTCAAGCAATGCATGAGGGAGGAACTTTGCCATTTGATAAACAAAATGGTTGGTATTGCGAGAAAGTTCTTTGGTGGTGGAATTGGGGAACAGCTTGGAGTGTAGCTGATGATTTATACAGATATCTATCAAACTCAACCAGGGGAACGATTATAGGTAGATGGAGTTATAATCAGCAAAATGACTATAATGACTTACTTCAACCTGGTGATATTCTATTTTATGATTGGAATTCAGATGGAAGATTTGATCATGCTGGTGTTTCTGTAGGTTTAGGGTACGATTCTACTTATGGGAGAACTGGTAATGTTCAAGATCAACACACAACTGATAGATTTCATGCAATTTGGCATTTACAACCATATAATATTAATTACAAGATAACAACGATAATATTAGCTATTCGTCCCAAATAA
- a CDS encoding ISL3 family transposase produces MLNYNYITELLKSKDIILHEIIENEKEVELHISQGQKPHKCPRCGRITSKIHDYRVQRVKDIPMMGKKTYLVLRKRRYICKECGKKFFEHVKFLGKHQRMTNRLTAYIISQLSNLSSMKEVAKQTNVSVTTVMRLFDKVSPIQKEDKFSSEAICVDEFKGNAGGAKYQCIIVDPVEKRIVEILKDRRKDILIEYFRKLKDREKVKYFICDMWRQFVKVAKIYFKNAKIVIDKFHFTRYVYWATEGVRKRVQKELDDSLRKYFKRSRKLLLKAYEELTPKQKEELEIMFWYSQDLIKAHRLKEEFRKVLKSSNSAEAKVELKKWIEAAQRSELPEFHRCIKVFRKWFSEIVNSFDVGYTNSTTEGFNNKIKVLKRNAFGYRNFERFRKRILYSCSS; encoded by the coding sequence CTTAATTATAATTATATCACTGAACTTTTGAAATCAAAAGATATTATTCTTCATGAAATAATTGAAAATGAGAAGGAAGTAGAACTACACATAAGTCAGGGGCAAAAGCCTCATAAATGCCCCAGATGTGGGAGGATTACAAGCAAGATCCATGATTATCGTGTTCAACGAGTAAAAGACATACCAATGATGGGCAAAAAGACGTATTTAGTTTTAAGAAAGCGAAGGTATATTTGTAAAGAGTGTGGGAAGAAATTTTTTGAACATGTAAAGTTTTTGGGTAAACACCAAAGGATGACAAACAGACTGACAGCATATATTATAAGTCAGCTTAGCAATTTGAGCAGTATGAAAGAGGTAGCAAAACAGACAAATGTATCAGTTACAACAGTTATGAGGTTATTTGACAAAGTAAGCCCTATCCAGAAGGAAGATAAATTTTCTTCTGAGGCGATATGCGTAGATGAATTCAAAGGAAATGCAGGTGGAGCTAAATATCAGTGCATAATTGTGGATCCTGTAGAAAAACGGATAGTAGAGATTTTAAAAGACAGAAGAAAAGATATTTTGATTGAATATTTTAGAAAACTAAAGGATAGGGAGAAAGTGAAGTATTTCATATGTGATATGTGGAGGCAATTTGTGAAGGTAGCAAAGATATATTTTAAAAATGCGAAGATAGTGATAGATAAATTTCATTTTACACGGTATGTTTATTGGGCAACAGAAGGAGTAAGGAAAAGAGTACAAAAGGAGTTAGATGATAGTCTGAGGAAATATTTCAAGAGGAGCAGAAAATTATTGTTAAAAGCTTATGAAGAACTTACTCCAAAGCAGAAAGAAGAGTTAGAAATAATGTTTTGGTATAGTCAAGATTTGATAAAAGCGCATAGGCTTAAGGAAGAATTCAGGAAGGTTTTGAAAAGTAGCAATTCAGCAGAAGCAAAAGTTGAATTAAAAAAGTGGATAGAGGCAGCCCAAAGAAGTGAACTTCCTGAATTTCATAGATGTATAAAGGTTTTCAGGAAGTGGTTTTCTGAGATAGTGAATTCCTTTGATGTTGGATATACAAATAGCACAACAGAAGGTTTTAACAACAAGATAAAGGTGTTAAAGAGGAATGCATTTGGATATAGGAATTTTGAAAGATTTAGAAAGAGGATTTTATACAGTTGTAGTAGTTAG